From a region of the Nonlabens dokdonensis DSW-6 genome:
- a CDS encoding 5-oxoprolinase subunit C family protein encodes MTIVKSGFYCSIQDLGRIDYRHLGIPHSGVMDELSASYANACLDNKKGSAVIEIIGVGGTYIFSEPTFICITGAKAMIKVNSIAIEQYDSIKIQTGDQLEIGAAVDGNFIYLGIAGGFEVPEVLGSKSFFKGITKQQLTKGDTISYRLGMSSTKSVAKFPKPTNSSILKCFPGPEFHFLNRKQQEQLLNSSFTVSKNWNRMAFQLNEKIDNQLIQLKSSPVLPGTVQLTPSGQLIILMKDAQTTGGYPRILQLDKASISILSQKRKGTSIDFLIL; translated from the coding sequence ATGACTATTGTAAAATCAGGGTTTTATTGTTCGATTCAAGATCTAGGAAGAATAGATTACCGTCATTTAGGAATTCCACATAGCGGTGTTATGGATGAGTTATCTGCCAGTTATGCAAATGCTTGTCTTGATAATAAAAAAGGTTCAGCCGTTATAGAAATCATAGGAGTAGGAGGAACTTATATCTTTTCTGAACCTACTTTTATTTGTATCACTGGCGCAAAAGCTATGATAAAAGTAAATTCCATAGCTATAGAGCAATATGACAGTATCAAAATACAAACAGGTGACCAATTAGAAATAGGAGCGGCTGTTGATGGTAACTTCATTTATTTAGGTATTGCAGGTGGTTTTGAGGTTCCAGAAGTTCTAGGAAGTAAATCTTTCTTTAAAGGAATAACAAAACAACAATTGACGAAAGGAGACACTATTTCATACCGACTTGGAATGAGCTCCACAAAATCTGTAGCTAAATTCCCAAAACCTACGAATAGTTCCATTCTGAAATGTTTTCCTGGTCCAGAATTCCACTTTTTGAATAGAAAACAGCAAGAACAACTCTTAAACTCAAGTTTTACTGTTTCTAAGAATTGGAACCGAATGGCGTTTCAATTGAATGAAAAAATTGACAACCAATTGATTCAATTAAAAAGTAGTCCAGTACTGCCAGGAACAGTTCAATTAACACCAAGTGGACAGTTGATAATCTTGATGAAAGATGCACAAACGACAGGTGGATATCCTAGAATACTTCAGTTAGACAAAGCATCTATTTCAATTTTATCTCAAAAAAGAAAGGGAACTTCAATAGATTTCTTGATTTTATAA
- a CDS encoding YihY/virulence factor BrkB family protein, with the protein MKATTPTESFKWKHLPSLLWNSAKKWNSDDVWQLGASVAYYAILALPGLMVIMINVISTIWKEDISTGRLTNGLSSLIGYDAASDLNEMLQAARLDDESWISNIIGMVTLAFAATGVFYQLQLALNKIWKLKINPKTPWWKMLTDRVKSFGFILVLGFLIMISFILSAVIAILQDWIQANLADYLGSLALAVNFLLSLVIISVLFGLMFRYLPDARLKWKMVWPGALLTGILFETGKFLLEIYFTQSSPASAYGAAGLVVLLLLWVSYSCLILFYGAEFILVYATRYGNGITPNAKALKYKEELIVTDKGSDVTDKEIEEILEADDNNIVDA; encoded by the coding sequence ATGAAGGCTACAACACCAACAGAATCATTTAAATGGAAGCATTTACCATCTCTTTTATGGAACAGTGCAAAAAAATGGAATAGTGACGATGTGTGGCAATTAGGAGCCAGCGTCGCGTATTACGCGATTTTAGCACTTCCAGGGCTTATGGTTATAATGATTAATGTTATAAGTACGATCTGGAAGGAAGATATTTCTACTGGTCGATTAACAAACGGTCTTTCATCTTTGATAGGTTATGATGCTGCGTCTGATCTTAATGAAATGCTGCAAGCGGCACGACTAGATGATGAAAGCTGGATTTCAAATATTATAGGAATGGTAACATTAGCTTTTGCGGCTACTGGAGTATTCTATCAATTGCAACTAGCTCTTAATAAAATATGGAAGCTTAAAATTAATCCTAAAACACCATGGTGGAAAATGCTTACCGACCGAGTAAAGAGTTTTGGATTTATTTTAGTTTTAGGTTTTTTAATTATGATTAGTTTTATTCTGTCTGCAGTAATTGCCATATTACAAGACTGGATTCAAGCTAATCTGGCCGATTACTTAGGCTCGCTTGCGCTTGCGGTTAATTTTTTACTTTCTTTAGTAATTATTTCGGTACTTTTTGGATTGATGTTTAGGTATTTACCAGATGCGCGTCTCAAATGGAAAATGGTTTGGCCAGGTGCATTATTGACTGGAATTCTATTTGAAACAGGCAAGTTTTTACTTGAGATTTATTTCACGCAATCTTCTCCAGCTAGTGCTTATGGAGCGGCTGGATTAGTTGTTCTACTATTACTTTGGGTTTCTTATTCGTGCCTCATCCTTTTCTATGGAGCCGAATTTATTTTGGTCTATGCAACAAGATATGGGAATGGTATCACTCCTAATGCCAAAGCGCTTAAATATAAAGAAGAACTTATTGTGACAGATAAAGGAAGCGATGTAACCGATAAGGAAATAGAAGAAATTTTGGAAGCAGACGATAACAATATCGTTGATGCCTGA
- a CDS encoding pyridoxamine 5'-phosphate oxidase family protein — translation MSTKNLIQQEAREKYLEMAKDIKTAMMLTNLGEAPVHAIPMGSKEILDSGDVIFFSKSTSEHNTNIEKDNRTQLIFSDNSSKEFLSVYGTTVISKNKELINKYYDNLDNNWFESKEDPTLTVLIFSPTEGHYWDTKTNAIITLAKLAYTKITGDETQIGESGSLKL, via the coding sequence ATGAGTACTAAAAATCTAATCCAACAAGAAGCAAGAGAAAAATACCTAGAAATGGCTAAAGACATCAAAACTGCAATGATGTTAACAAATTTAGGAGAAGCTCCAGTGCACGCCATACCAATGGGATCAAAAGAAATACTGGATAGTGGAGATGTTATTTTCTTTAGTAAATCTACCAGTGAGCACAACACAAATATTGAAAAGGACAATAGAACGCAATTGATTTTCTCTGACAATTCTTCTAAGGAATTTTTAAGCGTTTATGGAACGACAGTAATTTCTAAGAATAAAGAATTAATCAATAAATATTACGATAACCTAGATAACAACTGGTTTGAAAGTAAAGAAGATCCTACGCTTACTGTGTTGATTTTTTCACCTACTGAAGGGCATTATTGGGACACAAAGACTAATGCAATTATCACTCTTGCAAAGTTAGCTTACACAAAAATTACTGGTGACGAAACTCAAATAGGAGAATCAGGAAGTTTAAAATTATAA
- a CDS encoding hemerythrin domain-containing protein, translated as MNIFEALREDHEIQRTLIDKLVNTSGDNDLRKNMFNKLKRELAIHADAEERFFYVPLIEEDLTQEKARHSIAEHHEMDELVEKLEDTDMSSSAWLVYMKELAHQVEHHLDEEEQEVFQLAGKALTEKEKNKLADDYQEFMKKERKER; from the coding sequence ATGAATATTTTTGAAGCATTACGAGAAGATCACGAGATTCAAAGAACATTAATAGATAAATTAGTGAACACTTCTGGAGATAATGATCTAAGAAAAAACATGTTTAATAAATTAAAACGTGAACTAGCTATACATGCTGATGCTGAAGAGCGTTTTTTCTACGTGCCACTTATTGAAGAGGACTTGACACAAGAGAAAGCAAGACACAGCATTGCCGAACATCATGAAATGGATGAACTAGTTGAAAAACTAGAAGATACCGACATGAGTAGTAGTGCATGGTTAGTTTACATGAAAGAACTAGCCCATCAAGTAGAACATCACTTAGATGAAGAAGAACAAGAAGTTTTTCAATTAGCTGGAAAAGCACTTACAGAAAAAGAAAAGAATAAACTTGCTGATGATTATCAGGAGTTTATGAAAAAGGAAAGAAAAGAGAGATAA